One genomic window of Cupriavidus oxalaticus includes the following:
- a CDS encoding class I SAM-dependent methyltransferase translates to MSNTHEIRPGQSLELLKELHILTRDGKMNQDSRRKLKQVYHLFQFIEPLLQQVKDERGRVTLVDHGAGKSYLGFILYDLFFKALKDDSHIYGIETREELVKTSQALAARLGFPGMSFLNLSVADSITSPQLPPTVDVVTALHACNTATDDAIRFALAKRAQHIVLVPCCQAEVASVLRKHKGKLLAGNPLTEIWRHPLHTREFGSQVTNVLRCLQLEAHGYQVSVTELVGWEHSMKNELIIAQYKDLPRRRPAERLQNVLETLGLEEMNERFFTAPVSDKPAEPA, encoded by the coding sequence ATGTCAAATACCCACGAAATCCGCCCCGGCCAGTCCCTCGAGCTGCTCAAGGAACTCCATATCCTGACGCGCGACGGCAAGATGAACCAGGACAGCCGGCGCAAGCTAAAGCAGGTCTACCACCTGTTCCAGTTCATCGAGCCGCTGCTGCAGCAGGTCAAGGATGAGCGCGGCCGTGTCACGCTGGTCGACCATGGCGCCGGCAAGTCGTACCTCGGCTTCATCCTGTACGACCTGTTCTTCAAGGCCTTGAAGGACGATTCCCATATCTACGGCATCGAGACGCGCGAGGAACTGGTGAAGACCTCGCAGGCGCTGGCAGCGCGGCTGGGCTTTCCCGGGATGTCGTTCCTGAACCTGTCGGTGGCGGACTCGATCACCTCGCCACAGTTGCCGCCGACCGTCGACGTGGTCACCGCGCTGCATGCGTGCAATACCGCCACCGACGACGCCATCCGCTTCGCGCTGGCCAAGCGCGCGCAGCACATCGTGCTGGTGCCCTGTTGCCAGGCCGAAGTGGCCAGCGTGCTGCGCAAGCACAAGGGCAAGCTGCTGGCGGGCAATCCGCTGACCGAGATCTGGCGCCACCCGCTGCATACGCGCGAATTCGGCAGCCAGGTGACCAATGTGCTGCGCTGCCTGCAGCTGGAGGCGCATGGCTACCAGGTCAGCGTGACCGAGCTGGTGGGCTGGGAACACTCGATGAAGAACGAGCTGATCATCGCCCAGTACAAGGACCTGCCGCGCCGGCGCCCGGCGGAGCGGCTGCAGAACGTGCTGGAAACGCTGGGACTGGAAGAGATGAACGAGCGCTTCTTCACCGCCCCGGTTTCGGACAAGCCGGCCGAGCCAGCGTAA
- a CDS encoding DUF1415 domain-containing protein produces MPSAATSADAVIAATRHWLERAVIGLNLCPFAKSVYVKEQVRYVVSTATEAPDVLGELERELRLLDETDPAEIDTTLLILPHAVADFLDYNDLLYFADRLLGSLGLEGTLQIASFHPQYQFADSEPDDIENYTNRAPYPILHLLREDSIARAAAAFPDAADIYERNQATMRRLGHAGWRRVMAGEDEAEDKAEDKATGKNPPPKD; encoded by the coding sequence ATGCCCTCCGCCGCCACTTCCGCAGACGCTGTCATCGCCGCCACCCGCCACTGGCTTGAGCGCGCGGTGATCGGGCTCAACCTGTGCCCATTTGCCAAGAGTGTTTATGTGAAGGAGCAGGTGCGCTACGTGGTCAGCACCGCCACCGAAGCGCCGGATGTGCTGGGTGAACTCGAGCGCGAGTTGCGCCTGCTCGATGAGACGGATCCGGCGGAGATCGACACCACGCTGCTGATCCTGCCCCACGCGGTGGCCGATTTCCTCGACTACAACGACCTGCTGTACTTCGCCGACCGCCTGCTCGGCAGCCTGGGCCTGGAAGGCACGCTGCAGATCGCCAGCTTCCATCCGCAGTACCAGTTCGCCGATAGCGAGCCTGACGACATCGAGAACTACACCAACCGCGCACCGTATCCGATCCTGCACTTGCTGCGCGAGGACAGCATCGCGCGCGCGGCGGCGGCCTTCCCGGATGCGGCGGATATCTACGAGCGCAACCAGGCAACCATGCGCCGCCTGGGGCATGCGGGCTGGCGCCGCGTGATGGCGGGCGAGGACGAAGCCGAAGACAAAGCCGAAGACAAAGCCACCGGCAAGAACCCGCCCCCGAAAGACTGA
- a CDS encoding Bug family tripartite tricarboxylate transporter substrate binding protein has protein sequence MIQRFPRRRMLALLSGLAAASAAPQWVWAAGLNEYPDKPIRVVVPFPAGSGTDNIARYIARIITDQTGQSVVVENRPGANGFIAATAVATAPGDGYTMLITTNTTHAANASLFKKLPYDPIKDYAPVSLIARSGLVLVVPSDSPVQKVSELTTLAKSRQGKLTFASGSSSTRVASELYKMMSGAPALHVPYKGVPQGLTDLMGHQVDFMISDINPALPLIQNGKLRAVAVTTSRRHPLLANVPTMAESGLAGYEMTAWVAAFFPATTPKPVVARMSQLIRHGLTSPAATEHFSRTGGQPFPSTPEELAAFVRSETVKWSEAIKAAGIQPE, from the coding sequence ATGATCCAGCGATTTCCCCGGCGGCGCATGCTCGCCCTGCTGTCCGGACTGGCCGCTGCTTCCGCGGCCCCGCAATGGGTGTGGGCAGCGGGCCTCAACGAGTATCCGGACAAGCCGATCCGTGTCGTGGTGCCGTTCCCTGCAGGCAGTGGCACGGACAACATCGCGCGCTACATCGCGCGGATTATCACTGACCAGACCGGACAGTCCGTCGTCGTGGAAAACCGCCCCGGTGCCAACGGCTTCATCGCGGCAACGGCGGTCGCGACTGCGCCCGGCGATGGCTACACGATGCTCATCACGACAAATACCACCCACGCGGCCAATGCGTCCCTGTTCAAAAAGCTGCCCTATGATCCCATCAAGGACTACGCGCCGGTGTCGTTGATCGCAAGAAGCGGATTGGTCCTGGTGGTGCCATCCGACAGCCCGGTGCAGAAGGTCTCAGAACTGACCACGCTGGCGAAAAGCCGGCAAGGCAAGTTGACCTTCGCCAGCGGCAGTTCCTCCACCCGGGTCGCCAGTGAGCTCTACAAGATGATGAGCGGCGCACCGGCACTGCATGTGCCCTACAAGGGCGTGCCGCAGGGCCTGACCGACTTGATGGGCCACCAGGTCGACTTTATGATTTCCGACATCAATCCGGCCCTGCCCCTGATCCAGAACGGCAAGCTGCGCGCAGTCGCCGTGACCACGTCCAGGCGCCATCCCCTGCTCGCCAATGTTCCGACCATGGCGGAAAGCGGCCTGGCAGGGTATGAGATGACGGCCTGGGTTGCTGCCTTCTTTCCTGCCACCACGCCGAAACCCGTCGTCGCGCGCATGAGCCAGCTGATTCGGCATGGGCTGACGAGCCCGGCGGCTACCGAACACTTCAGCCGGACAGGAGGCCAACCCTTCCCATCGACGCCAGAAGAACTGGCAGCGTTCGTGCGCAGCGAGACCGTCAAATGGTCTGAGGCAATCAAAGCCGCCGGCATTCAGCCGGAATGA
- a CDS encoding CapA family protein: MDTTSHPPLFLCGDVMTGRGIDQILAHPSQPLLHESYVHSALDYVRLAERKAGPISHPVAPAYPWGDALAELDSRDAWPRIANLETAITTSDDAWPGKAVHYRMHPDNVDCLQAAGIDCVSLANNHVLDWGRAGLADTLAALDAARIAHAGAGPDEDSAMRPAWLPRPGGGRVAVFAFAMHNCGTPAAWRATAGHSGVNLLDDWSAASCDRIAAWIGRDKRAGDLVVASIHWGGNWGYDIDPAQRAFAHGLVERAGVDIVHGHSSHHPLGIELHAGKPILYGCGDFINDYEGIGGYDDYRPDLALMVFVRFDAAGNADLRLVPLRRSHFRLEYAGEVDIAWLLAMFAYEGRTLGTRVERSGLHELRLSAA, from the coding sequence ATGGACACAACCAGCCACCCTCCCCTGTTCCTGTGCGGCGATGTGATGACCGGGCGCGGCATCGACCAGATCCTGGCGCATCCCAGCCAGCCGCTGCTCCACGAGTCGTATGTGCATTCGGCGCTCGACTATGTGCGCCTGGCCGAGCGCAAGGCGGGCCCGATCTCTCATCCGGTGGCGCCCGCGTATCCGTGGGGCGATGCGCTTGCCGAACTCGACAGTCGCGACGCATGGCCGCGCATTGCCAACCTGGAGACGGCGATCACCACCAGCGACGACGCATGGCCCGGCAAGGCCGTGCATTACCGCATGCATCCGGACAATGTCGATTGCCTGCAGGCGGCAGGCATCGACTGCGTGTCACTGGCCAACAACCATGTGCTCGACTGGGGACGCGCTGGCCTGGCCGATACGCTGGCGGCGCTCGATGCCGCGCGTATCGCGCATGCCGGTGCCGGCCCCGATGAGGACAGCGCGATGCGGCCGGCGTGGCTGCCGCGGCCGGGCGGCGGGCGCGTCGCGGTATTTGCCTTCGCCATGCATAACTGCGGCACGCCCGCTGCATGGCGCGCCACCGCCGGCCACTCCGGCGTGAACCTGCTGGATGACTGGTCCGCCGCCTCGTGCGACCGCATTGCCGCGTGGATTGGCAGGGACAAGCGTGCCGGCGACCTCGTGGTGGCATCGATCCACTGGGGTGGCAACTGGGGCTACGACATTGACCCGGCGCAACGCGCCTTCGCGCACGGGTTGGTGGAGCGGGCCGGCGTGGATATCGTGCATGGGCATTCCTCGCACCATCCGCTCGGCATCGAGCTGCATGCCGGCAAGCCCATCCTTTATGGCTGCGGCGACTTCATCAACGACTACGAGGGCATCGGCGGCTACGACGACTACCGGCCGGACCTGGCGCTGATGGTATTCGTCCGCTTCGATGCGGCAGGCAACGCAGACCTGCGGCTGGTGCCGCTGCGGCGCAGCCATTTCCGGCTCGAATATGCGGGCGAAGTCGACATCGCCTGGCTGCTGGCGATGTTCGCCTATGAAGGACGCACGCTCGGCACGCGGGTCGAGCGCAGCGGGCTGCACGAACTGCGCCTGTCGGCGGCATGA
- a CDS encoding TIGR03862 family flavoprotein encodes MSPATPPAATANPPDVAIIGGGPAGLMAAEVLVAQGASVAVYDAMPSVGRKFLMAGKGGMNLTHAEPEPAFLGRYGARAAQIAPMLADFGPQALREWVHGLGIDTFVGSSGRVFPTDMKAAPMLRAWLHRLREAGVQFHMRHRWLGWEDRDQGALHVLRFATPHGEVPVPARAVVLALGGASWARLGSDGAWVPRLADRGVDIAPLRPANCGFDVAWSESFADRFAGTPVKPVAIALTDRDGNAHYRQGEFVISATGIEGSLVYALSAPMRDRLEADGSAVIHLDLLPSHTAEQVGNEVNHPRGSRSLSSHLQSRLGITGVKAGLLRECLTKDAMQDPGTLAVSLKALPLRLLRPRPIDEVISSAGGVRFEAMDERLMLRALPGVFCAGEMLDWEAPTGGYLLTACFASGRTAALGAAAYLRQT; translated from the coding sequence ATGTCCCCTGCCACGCCTCCCGCTGCCACCGCCAACCCACCAGATGTCGCCATCATCGGCGGAGGACCGGCCGGGCTGATGGCTGCCGAAGTGCTGGTGGCGCAAGGCGCCAGCGTGGCGGTCTATGACGCGATGCCGTCGGTCGGGCGCAAGTTCCTGATGGCCGGCAAGGGCGGCATGAACCTCACGCATGCCGAGCCGGAACCGGCCTTCCTCGGCCGCTATGGCGCCCGTGCCGCGCAGATCGCGCCGATGCTTGCGGACTTCGGCCCGCAGGCGCTGCGCGAGTGGGTGCACGGGCTTGGCATCGACACCTTCGTCGGCAGCTCGGGCCGCGTTTTCCCGACCGACATGAAGGCCGCGCCGATGCTGCGCGCATGGCTGCACCGGTTGCGCGAGGCCGGCGTGCAGTTCCATATGCGGCATCGCTGGCTGGGTTGGGAGGACCGGGATCAGGGAGCGCTGCACGTGCTGCGCTTCGCCACGCCGCATGGCGAAGTGCCGGTGCCCGCGCGTGCCGTGGTGCTGGCGCTCGGCGGCGCAAGCTGGGCGCGGCTGGGATCGGATGGTGCGTGGGTGCCGCGGCTGGCTGACCGTGGCGTCGATATCGCGCCGCTGCGGCCGGCTAACTGCGGTTTCGATGTGGCATGGAGCGAATCGTTTGCCGACCGTTTCGCCGGCACGCCGGTCAAGCCGGTGGCGATCGCACTGACCGATCGCGATGGCAACGCGCACTATCGCCAGGGCGAGTTCGTCATCAGCGCTACGGGCATCGAAGGCAGCCTGGTCTATGCGTTATCGGCGCCGATGCGCGACCGGCTCGAAGCCGATGGCAGCGCGGTGATACACCTCGACCTGCTGCCCTCGCACACCGCGGAACAGGTCGGCAACGAAGTGAACCATCCGCGCGGCTCGCGTTCGCTGTCGAGCCACCTGCAGAGCCGGCTCGGCATCACCGGCGTCAAGGCCGGGCTGCTGCGCGAATGCCTGACGAAAGATGCGATGCAGGATCCCGGCACGCTGGCCGTATCGCTCAAGGCGCTGCCGTTGCGCCTGCTGCGCCCGCGTCCGATTGACGAGGTCATCAGCAGCGCCGGCGGCGTGCGTTTCGAAGCGATGGATGAACGGCTGATGCTGCGCGCCCTGCCGGGCGTCTTCTGCGCGGGCGAAATGCTGGACTGGGAAGCGCCCACCGGCGGCTACCTGCTGACGGCATGCTTCGCCAGCGGACGCACCGCGGCGCTGGGCGCCGCGGCGTATCTGAGGCAAACCTAA
- a CDS encoding FAD-binding oxidoreductase: MGQLSQEHIESLKAQMRGRLLQPADAAYDDARRIWNAMIDRRPQLIVQAAGVADVIAAVNFAREHGVLLAIRGGGHNIGGLAICDGGMVLDLTAMRSVRIDPRAQRAWVEPGATLRDFDHEAQAFGLATPLGINSTTGVAGLTLGGGFGWLSRKFGTTVDNLVSAQVVTADGKLLRASADEHPDLFWALRGGGGNFGVVTMFEFRLHPVGPEVYGGLIIYPLEQGPTVLPAFREQFKSMPDELTVWAVLRQAPPLPFLPPEAHGKPIVALAICYIGPPEHGAALVEPLRKLGTPYGEHVGPMPFTAWQQAFDPLLTPGARNYWKSHNFAGLDDGLIAMLVEQIGKLPSPQCEVFVGAMGGQTNRVAPDATAYANRDAQFIMNLHGRWDTPAEDDACIGWAREVFRAAAPFALGSVYVNFLTQEETDRIGAAYGPNFARLVEVKRRYDPGNLFRHNHNINPAA; this comes from the coding sequence ATGGGCCAGTTATCGCAAGAACATATCGAATCACTAAAGGCGCAAATGCGCGGACGGCTGCTGCAGCCCGCCGACGCCGCCTACGATGATGCCCGCCGCATCTGGAACGCAATGATCGACCGCCGGCCGCAACTGATCGTGCAGGCCGCCGGCGTCGCCGACGTGATCGCCGCGGTCAACTTTGCGCGCGAGCACGGTGTGCTGCTGGCAATACGCGGCGGCGGCCACAATATCGGCGGGCTGGCGATCTGCGACGGCGGCATGGTGCTCGACCTGACGGCGATGCGCTCGGTGCGCATTGACCCGCGGGCACAGCGTGCCTGGGTAGAGCCCGGCGCCACGCTGCGCGACTTCGACCATGAGGCGCAGGCCTTCGGGCTGGCCACGCCGCTGGGCATCAACTCGACCACCGGCGTCGCGGGTCTGACCCTTGGCGGCGGCTTCGGCTGGCTCAGCCGCAAGTTCGGCACCACCGTCGACAACCTGGTCTCGGCGCAGGTGGTCACTGCCGACGGCAAGCTGCTGCGCGCCAGCGCCGACGAGCACCCCGACCTGTTCTGGGCACTGCGCGGCGGCGGCGGCAATTTCGGCGTGGTCACAATGTTCGAGTTCCGGCTGCACCCCGTCGGCCCCGAGGTCTATGGCGGCCTGATCATCTACCCCCTCGAGCAGGGTCCCACCGTGCTGCCGGCCTTTCGCGAGCAGTTCAAGTCGATGCCGGATGAATTGACGGTATGGGCGGTGTTGCGCCAGGCCCCACCGCTGCCGTTCCTGCCACCGGAGGCGCATGGCAAGCCGATCGTGGCGCTGGCGATCTGCTATATCGGCCCGCCGGAGCATGGCGCCGCGCTGGTCGAGCCGCTGCGCAAACTGGGCACGCCTTATGGCGAGCATGTCGGACCGATGCCGTTCACGGCATGGCAGCAGGCCTTCGATCCCTTGCTGACGCCGGGAGCGCGCAACTACTGGAAATCGCACAACTTCGCCGGGCTCGACGACGGCCTGATCGCGATGCTGGTCGAGCAGATCGGCAAGCTGCCGTCGCCGCAATGCGAGGTGTTCGTCGGCGCGATGGGCGGCCAGACCAACCGCGTGGCGCCGGACGCCACCGCCTATGCCAACCGCGACGCGCAGTTCATCATGAACCTGCACGGGCGCTGGGACACGCCGGCCGAGGACGACGCGTGCATCGGCTGGGCCCGCGAAGTATTCCGCGCCGCGGCGCCGTTCGCGCTGGGCAGCGTCTACGTCAATTTCCTGACGCAGGAAGAAACCGACCGCATCGGCGCCGCCTACGGTCCCAACTTCGCACGGCTGGTCGAGGTCAAGCGCCGCTACGACCCGGGCAACCTGTTCCGCCACAACCACAACATCAACCCGGCGGCATAG
- a CDS encoding DUF342 domain-containing protein has translation MMHESGLRLELTEPGEQVHARYTPEPGRLAPDHASLRQCLDSHGWAGARLDARAVAQFLQQCQRAEHEIDAAIGVLVDGAFELDITDDGLAARLTLMPAEGGRPVTEDEIRRAVAERGVVAPIQALALDAALAEGRSELRTIAAGVAPRQGEPARFVNLLQPRKPVQADEEDSRVDLRDLGNLLLVSPGMPLMRRIPAVPGHDGVDVFGKPIAADPMDDPPFAEGLTGAAADPDDPDLLVAVIAGAPVAGVHGIAVSPVVQVEAVDLHSGNVAFDGTLRVAGDIRTGMSVRVSGDVLVEGTIEAADIDAGGNVVVKGGIIGKSETGHADGGISRASVRCKGAVKARFIENAVVEAGTEVNVDSGIRQSDVAAGARIVVGGPGVQGSISGGRTRAMLAVHAAVLGSPAGSATSVQVGLNPYADAQRAALEADRRRLLDEQNKVRQLVAFFARHPEKAVGDLREKARATLFKLSRDLFELEGRLAELGQQMQPAAGAVIDAARRIHGGVTLQVGSRVLKVVEDKPGGQIRLVDDRIEVT, from the coding sequence ATGATGCACGAGTCGGGATTGCGCCTGGAGCTGACCGAGCCAGGTGAGCAGGTGCATGCACGCTACACACCGGAGCCAGGCAGGCTGGCTCCGGATCACGCCAGCCTGAGGCAGTGCCTGGACAGCCACGGCTGGGCCGGCGCGAGGCTGGATGCACGCGCGGTCGCGCAGTTCCTGCAGCAGTGCCAGCGCGCCGAGCATGAGATCGACGCCGCCATCGGTGTGCTGGTCGATGGCGCGTTCGAGCTCGATATCACGGACGACGGCCTGGCCGCGCGGCTCACGCTGATGCCCGCCGAAGGCGGCCGCCCGGTCACGGAGGACGAGATCCGCCGCGCCGTCGCCGAGCGCGGCGTGGTGGCGCCGATCCAGGCGCTGGCGCTCGACGCCGCGCTGGCCGAAGGCCGCAGCGAGCTGCGCACCATCGCCGCCGGCGTGGCGCCGCGCCAGGGCGAGCCGGCACGCTTCGTCAACCTGCTGCAGCCGCGCAAGCCAGTGCAGGCCGATGAGGAAGATTCGCGCGTCGACCTGCGCGACCTCGGCAACCTGCTGCTGGTCAGTCCCGGCATGCCGCTGATGCGCCGCATCCCGGCGGTGCCCGGACATGATGGCGTCGACGTGTTCGGCAAGCCCATTGCCGCCGATCCGATGGACGATCCGCCCTTTGCCGAGGGCCTGACCGGCGCCGCCGCCGATCCCGACGACCCCGACCTGCTGGTTGCCGTGATCGCCGGCGCCCCAGTAGCCGGCGTGCATGGCATCGCCGTCAGCCCGGTGGTGCAGGTGGAGGCGGTCGACCTGCATTCGGGCAACGTCGCATTTGACGGCACGCTGCGGGTGGCGGGCGATATCCGTACCGGCATGTCGGTGCGCGTCAGCGGCGACGTGCTGGTCGAAGGCACCATCGAAGCCGCCGACATCGACGCCGGCGGCAATGTCGTGGTCAAGGGCGGCATCATCGGCAAGTCCGAGACCGGCCATGCCGACGGCGGCATCAGCCGCGCCAGCGTGCGCTGCAAGGGCGCGGTCAAGGCCCGCTTCATCGAGAACGCCGTGGTCGAGGCCGGCACCGAGGTGAACGTCGACAGCGGCATCCGCCAGAGCGATGTTGCCGCGGGCGCGCGCATCGTGGTCGGAGGCCCCGGCGTGCAGGGCAGCATCAGCGGCGGGCGCACGCGCGCCATGCTGGCGGTGCACGCCGCGGTGCTCGGCAGTCCTGCCGGCAGCGCCACCAGCGTGCAGGTGGGACTGAATCCCTATGCCGACGCGCAACGCGCCGCGCTCGAGGCAGACCGCCGGCGGCTGCTGGACGAGCAGAACAAGGTCAGGCAGCTGGTGGCGTTCTTTGCCAGGCATCCGGAGAAGGCCGTCGGCGACCTGCGCGAGAAGGCGCGTGCCACGCTGTTCAAGCTCTCGCGTGACCTGTTCGAGCTGGAAGGCCGCCTGGCCGAACTGGGCCAGCAGATGCAGCCCGCAGCCGGTGCCGTCATCGACGCGGCACGGCGCATCCATGGCGGCGTCACGCTGCAGGTGGGCAGCCGCGTGCTCAAGGTGGTGGAAGACAAGCCCGGTGGCCAGATCCGCCTCGTCGACGACCGTATTGAGGTGACGTGA
- the ppk2 gene encoding polyphosphate kinase 2, with protein MRPGEAELVRRIHNEVADYYDEEIELELDDREASEAFGDPVHLPEGAEQDSRRHYFRELFRLQGELVRLQSWVAATGHKLVILFEGRDAAGKGGVIKRITQRLNPRVCRVAALPAPNDRERTQWYFQRYAAQLPAAGEIVLFDRSWYNRAGVERVMGFCNDEQYEEFFRSVPEFEKMLVRSGIQVVKYWFSITHDEQRLRFLSRIHDPLKQWKLSPMDLESQRRWEDYTKAKEIMLERTHIPEAPWWVVQADDKKRARLNCIHHLLSLVPYQDVDAPTIVLPARERHEDYVRHPVPQEMFVPEVY; from the coding sequence ATGAGACCGGGCGAGGCAGAGCTGGTACGGCGCATCCACAATGAAGTGGCCGACTACTACGACGAAGAGATCGAACTGGAGCTGGACGACCGCGAAGCCAGCGAAGCCTTCGGCGACCCGGTACATCTGCCCGAAGGGGCCGAGCAGGACAGCCGCCGCCACTATTTCCGCGAGCTGTTCCGCCTGCAGGGCGAGCTGGTCAGGCTGCAGAGCTGGGTCGCGGCCACCGGCCACAAGCTGGTGATCCTGTTCGAAGGGCGTGACGCCGCCGGCAAGGGCGGCGTGATCAAGCGCATCACGCAGCGGCTGAACCCGCGCGTATGCCGCGTGGCCGCGCTGCCCGCGCCCAACGACCGCGAACGCACCCAGTGGTACTTCCAGCGCTACGCGGCGCAACTGCCCGCGGCAGGCGAGATCGTGCTGTTCGACCGCAGCTGGTACAACCGCGCCGGCGTCGAGCGCGTGATGGGGTTCTGCAACGACGAGCAGTACGAAGAATTCTTCCGCTCGGTGCCAGAGTTCGAGAAGATGCTGGTGCGCTCCGGCATCCAGGTCGTCAAGTACTGGTTCTCGATCACGCACGACGAACAGCGCCTGCGCTTCCTCAGCCGTATCCACGATCCGCTCAAGCAATGGAAGCTCAGCCCGATGGACCTGGAATCGCAGCGGCGCTGGGAGGACTACACCAAGGCCAAGGAGATCATGCTCGAGCGCACCCACATCCCCGAGGCGCCGTGGTGGGTGGTGCAGGCCGACGACAAGAAGCGCGCACGGCTGAACTGCATCCACCACCTGCTCAGCCTGGTGCCTTACCAGGACGTGGACGCACCCACGATCGTGCTGCCGGCGCGCGAGCGGCATGAGGACTATGTGCGGCATCCGGTGCCGCAAGAGATGTTCGTGCCGGAAGTGTACTGA
- a CDS encoding NAD(P)/FAD-dependent oxidoreductase, protein MLRLSEVKLPLDHTEADLDAAVRTSAAQIGVKGDGLIGYTVFRRAHDARKRSDIKLTYIIDLEVSDEAAARKRMAGKPNWSVTPDMEYHFVARAPQGGPALRPVVIGMGPCGLLAGLILAQSGFRPIVLERGKEVRERTKDTFGLWRKSVLNPESNVQFGEGGAGTFSDGKLYSQIKDPKHYGRKVLNEFVRAGAPEDILYKARPHIGTFRLVSMVEKMRAEIIELGGEIRFETRVDDIDIDGGKVRGLKLSNGEYLEADHVIMAVGHSARDTFQMLHDRGVFMEAKPFSLGFRIEHPQGLINRSRFGKFAGNKLLGAADYKVVHHCSNGRSVYSFCMCPGGTVVAAASEPGRVVTNGMSQYKRAERNANAGIVVGITPEDYPGGPLAGIEFQRKWEERAFELGGSNYNAPGQLVGDFIAGRASTSLGSVEPSYKPGVTPTDLSTSLPDYVIEAIREGIPEIDKKLPGFALHDAVLTGVETRTSSPLRIRRNNDDYQSINVRGLYPAGEGAGYAGGIYSAAIDGIEVAEAVALSIVGGKQA, encoded by the coding sequence ATGCTACGTCTAAGTGAAGTCAAACTCCCGCTCGACCATACCGAAGCCGACCTGGACGCCGCCGTGCGTACCAGCGCCGCGCAGATCGGTGTCAAGGGAGACGGCCTGATCGGCTATACCGTATTCCGCCGCGCCCACGATGCGCGCAAGCGCTCCGACATCAAGCTGACCTACATCATCGATCTCGAAGTCAGCGACGAAGCCGCGGCGCGCAAGCGCATGGCCGGCAAGCCCAACTGGAGCGTGACGCCCGATATGGAGTACCACTTCGTCGCGCGCGCCCCGCAGGGCGGGCCCGCGCTGCGGCCGGTGGTGATCGGCATGGGCCCGTGCGGGCTGCTCGCCGGCCTGATCCTGGCGCAATCCGGCTTCCGCCCGATCGTGCTGGAGCGCGGCAAGGAAGTGCGCGAGCGCACCAAGGACACGTTCGGCCTGTGGCGCAAGAGCGTGCTCAACCCGGAGTCGAACGTGCAGTTCGGCGAAGGCGGCGCGGGCACGTTCTCGGACGGCAAGCTGTACAGCCAGATCAAGGACCCGAAGCACTACGGGCGCAAGGTGCTGAACGAGTTCGTGCGCGCCGGCGCGCCGGAAGACATCCTGTACAAGGCGCGCCCGCATATCGGCACTTTCCGCCTGGTCAGCATGGTCGAGAAGATGCGCGCCGAGATCATCGAGCTGGGCGGCGAGATCCGCTTCGAAACGCGCGTCGACGATATCGACATCGACGGCGGCAAGGTGCGCGGCCTGAAGCTGTCGAATGGCGAGTACCTGGAAGCCGACCACGTCATCATGGCGGTCGGCCACAGCGCGCGCGATACCTTCCAGATGCTGCACGACCGCGGCGTGTTCATGGAGGCCAAGCCGTTCTCGCTGGGCTTCCGCATCGAGCATCCGCAGGGCCTGATCAACCGCAGCCGCTTCGGCAAGTTCGCCGGCAACAAGCTGCTGGGCGCGGCCGACTACAAGGTGGTGCACCACTGCAGCAACGGGCGTTCGGTGTACAGCTTCTGCATGTGCCCGGGCGGCACGGTGGTGGCGGCGGCGTCGGAGCCGGGGCGCGTGGTGACCAACGGCATGAGCCAGTACAAGCGCGCCGAGCGCAATGCCAACGCCGGCATCGTGGTCGGCATCACGCCGGAAGACTATCCGGGCGGCCCGCTGGCCGGCATCGAGTTCCAGCGCAAGTGGGAAGAGCGCGCGTTCGAGCTTGGCGGCAGCAACTACAACGCGCCGGGACAGCTGGTGGGCGACTTTATCGCCGGCCGTGCGTCGACGTCGCTGGGCTCGGTCGAGCCTTCGTACAAGCCGGGCGTGACGCCGACCGACCTGAGCACGTCATTGCCCGACTACGTGATCGAGGCGATCCGCGAAGGCATTCCGGAGATCGACAAGAAGCTGCCCGGCTTCGCGCTGCATGACGCGGTGCTGACCGGCGTGGAGACGCGCACCTCGTCGCCGCTGCGCATCCGCCGTAACAACGACGACTACCAGAGCATCAACGTCAGGGGCCTGTACCCGGCGGGCGAGGGCGCTGGCTATGCCGGCGGCATCTACTCGGCCGCGATCGATGGCATCGAGGTGGCCGAGGCGGTGGCGCTCAGCATCGTCGGCGGCAAGCAGGCTTAG